The Oncorhynchus clarkii lewisi isolate Uvic-CL-2024 chromosome 8, UVic_Ocla_1.0, whole genome shotgun sequence nucleotide sequence ggtagaccttaccgtgaaatgctgaatacaacaggtagaccttaccgtgaaatgctgaatacaacaggtagaccttaccgtgaaatgccgaatacaacaggtagaccttaccgtgaaatgctgaatacaacaggtagaccttaccgtgaaatgctgaatacaacaggtaggccttaccgtgaaatgctgaatacaacaggtagacctcaccgtgaaatgctgaatataacaggtgtagtagacctcacagagaaatgatgaatacaacaggtagaccgtactgtgaactgctgaatacaacaggtagaccgtgctgtgaaatgctgaatacaacaggtagaccttaccgtgaaatgctgaatacaacaggtagaccttaccgtgaaatgctgaatacaacaggtagaccttaccgtgaaatgctgaatacaacaggtagaccttaccgtgaaatgctgaatacaacaggtagaccttaccgtgaaatgctgaatacaacaggtagacctcaccgtgaaatgctgaatataacaggtgtagtagacctcacagagaaatgatgaatacaacaggtagaccgtactgtgaactgctgaatacaacaggtagaccgtgctgtgaaatgctgaatacaacaggtagaccgtgctgtgaaatgctgaatacaacaggtagaccttaccgtgaaatgctgaatacaacaggtagaccttaccgtgaaatgctgaatacaacaggtagaccttaccgtgaaatgctgaatacaacaggtagaccttaccgtgaaatgctgaatacaacaggtagaccttaccgtgaaatgccgaatacaacaggtagaccttaccgtgaaatgctgaatacaacaggtagaccttaccgtgaaatgctgaatacaacaggtaggccttaccgtgaaatgctgaatacaacaggtagaccttaccgtgaaatgctgaatacaacaggtagaccttaccgtgaaatgctgaatacaacaggtagaccttaccgtgaaatgctgaatacaacaggtagaccttaccgtgaaatgctgaatacaacaggtagaccttacagtgaaatgctgaatacaacaggtagaccttaccgtgaaatgctgaatacaacaggtgtagtagacctcacagtgaaatgctgaatataacaggtagaccttaccgtgaaatgctgaatacaacaggtagaccttacagtgaaatgctgaatacaacaggtgtagtagacctcacagtgaaatgctgaatataacaggtagaccttacagtgaaatgctgaatacaacaggtagaccttacagtgaaatgctgaatacaacaggtagaccttaccgtgaaatgctgaatacaacaggtagaccttaccgtgaaatgctgaatacaacaggtagaccttaccgtgaaatgctgaatacaacaggtagacctcacagtgaaatgctgaatacaacaggtagacctcacagtgaaatgctgaatgcaacaggtagacctcacagtgaaatgcttttttTTTGAACtcattggtaaaaaaaaacactgtaaAAATATTCTGTCTGAAATGAGCCCCTACTCTTCTGTTTGAAATTAACCCCTAACATTCTGTCTGAAATTAACCCCTAATATTCTGTCTGAAATTAACCCCTAATATTCTGTCTGAAATTAACCCCTAACATTCTGTTTGAAATTAACCCCTAATATTCTGTCTGAAATTAACCCCTAACATTCTGTCTGAAATTAACCCCTAATATTCTGTCTGAAATTAACCCCTAACATTCTGTTTGAAATTAACCCCTAACATTCTGTCTGAAATTAACCCCTAACATTCTGTCTGAAATTAATCTCTAACATTCTGTCTGAAATTAACCCCTAATATTCTGTCTGAAATTAACCCCTAATATTCTGTCTGAAATTAACCCCTAACATTCTGTCTGAAATTAACCCCTAACATTCTGTCTGAAATTAACCCCTAATATTCTGTCTGAAATTAACCCCTAATATTCTGTCTGAAATTAACCCCTAACATTCTGTCAGAAATTAACCCCTAATATTCTGTCTGAAATTAACCCCTAATATTCTGTCTGAAATTAACCCCTAATATACTGTCTGAAATTAACCCCTAATATTCTGTCTGAAATTAATCTCTAATATTCTGTCTGAAAATAATCTCTAATATTCTGTCTGAAATTAACCCCTAATATTCAGTCTGAAATTAACCCCTAATATTCTGTCTGAAATTAACCCCTAATATTCTGTCTGAAATTAACCCCTAACATTCTGTCAGAAATTAACCCCTAATATTCTGTCTGAAATTAACCCCTAACATTCTTTCTGAAATTAACCCCTAATATACTGTCTGAAATTAACCCCTAATATTCTGTCTGAAATTAACACTAAGATTCTGTCTGAAATTAACCCCTAACATTCTGTCTGATATTAACCCCTAATATTCTGTCTGAAATTACCCCCTAATATTCTGTCTGAAATTAACACTAAGATTCTGTCTGAAATTAACCCCTAATATTCTGTCTGAAATTACCCCCTAATATTCTGTCTGAAAGTAACCCCTAACATTCTGTCTGAAATTAACCCCTAATATTCTGTCTGAAATTAACCCCTAATATTCTGTCTGAAATTAACCCCTAATATTCTGTCTGAAATTAACCCCTAATATTCTGTCTGAAAGTAACCCCTAACATTCTGTCTGAAATTCACAACTCTCACAAAAAGTTCAACATCTATAATGCAGGTATTTACAAGGACGCAGAGATGGTAAAGGTATGTAAAGTAATGTGGTAAGACTGCACTACCCCCAGGAGGATGTAAgactacactacccacaaccccccaGAACATATTAGAGACAAGAGCAGAGAATATAAATACATATTCTCAACCCATTCACATTATTAATTGCCTTCTTTTGGAACACTTAGAATATGAAGGCCTTGAACAAAGTTCCTAAACATTCAAGAAAATCTGAAAATGATTAATGAACCAGTCTTATACTCAAGGTGAAATGTAAATCTATCTGCACCATGTTAGTTTCCTACTCTGACATCCATGGGAAAACACACTGAGACAGAATGCCTTGTTAACACAAAATGCCAACTGAGCATTTTAGAACAAAGCAACAAGGTTGGGCTAGTCCTCACTACACCCAGCTGTCCTGAGACTAACTGACCCAGCacaagcaggtgtgtgtgtgtgtgtgtgtgtgtgtgtgtgtgtgtgtgtgtgtgtgtgtgcgtgcgcgagcgcgtgtgtgtgtgtgtgtgtgtgtgtgcgtgcgcgagcgcgggagagagagagagagagagagagagagagagagagaaagagagagagagagagagaatgggttaGATAGACCTGTAGTTTATACCAGCCTAAATCTGTACTGAGTAAAGATAACAGCCGTTCTCCGCACCACGGAACGTTATAAAATGGAGTCAACGGGTGCCCGTTCATTCAAACAGTCATACTTCTCAAATCATGACCATAATACAACGTCTGTATTATGACATAAATATTGATAGGGAGTTGAATATAGCAACGATGATATTGCGTATTTTGGAGGAGAGATGGAATTTACATTTCCTTCTGCCTCTTGAATTTGTCCAAATTCTATTTCTCATACATTTTAATATCGAGggatatttcactttctctggtcataggaattGAATTGGTGCACGAGGAAGAAGTAATGCAGTGTCACTTGAGTTTCaacatcagctggaagactgtgtccccttttctcagcggGGGGAGGGAAAGCAGAGGGACGGCGAGTCGGGTGAAAGGCGCAAAAACGTCATACCTGTCGGTTTAGCGGGACAGGAAAGTAAGAAACACCGTGAGGGCAAAAGAAAGCCAACAGGACTGTATGCGTTGATATGGTGATTTCAGTAAACAAACAGTGCAAGTCAACATCTGGTAGAAAACAACGCAGCAAAAGTTGAAATATTTGAACTCTGGCTACAAGTCCCGTCTACGGTGGCGGGTGACTGCATTCACAACCAGGCTCAACGGTATTTACGGCCGTGCTCACATTGAAAACAATGACATCCTGGTTGCCGGATCTACCTCCTACCATCTAAACGCAGCATCACTTctgccctgcctccctccctctcatcagaCTGGCCATCAGATGCAGGCCACCAGTCCAATAAAAAGCTATTTATTacgctcactcagctgtgcctcacaatacatgtatttatttagctaggcaagtcatttaaatacaaattcttatttacactgacggcctaacccggacgacgccgggccaattgtgcgcagccgtaagggactcccaatcacggccggttgtgatacagtttGAAATCGAACCAGTGTCTGTATtgatacctctagcactgagatgcagtgtcttagacctctatgtcactcgggagccctaatAGTGTGTGATCATATACCAACATGTTTTTTAAAGATATTTTCAAAATGTTCTGAAAACAACAACATTGGCAGTGCAATTCAACTACTGCCAATATATATTGGACCTATAGCTTATTTTATAAACATCATTTCTAGTAGGTTAATGTTGCATACGTTTGTGTTTTTAAGTCATGGTTTAAACAAACATATGAACTGTAGATCTTGGCTTGCTTTTGGACTCAGAAAGAGCTCTTGACTCAGAATAGGTTGGTGACTACTGGTGTAGATGATTGTTCAAAGCAGTTTTCATACCTTTATTCTCGTGCCTTTGAATGGGTTCTGTACGTGAAATAGCCCGCAGGCTCGAGGCTTTCAATTTGTCACAACGACCCAAGTGAAGCAACTGAAGTCTTGGCCTGACTTTTACAGAAATGAAATACTTTTAATGTAGAAAACATCTGGGCAGATTATTGTCGcagttttgtttatttttgtaatGATAGATTGCTTGAATTTTAATCAGGTTTATATAATTTCACACGAAGAATTTGGTCTGGGGTTTTGACACGGACACTGACAAGAACATTTCCTAAGACCTTGTCATCAAAAATCCCCCTTGCGCGTTCAGTCAGACGTGGTTTTCCAGCTGCAGACGGTTTTATTTTGAGGTTCGGAGGCGCCCTCCTATCCAACCGAAGTCTGTAGTGGAGAGAAGTTTAGCAACTCAGCGCGCTGAGAGAAGCGGGTCCCATTTTCCGTTGGCAGGAGAGCTGAAGCTCACTAGCCGTGCCGAACAGAGCCGAGCAAACAGACAGAGTCACTCCGGTGGAGGGGACACGAGAGCAGAGGAGAACTGGCTTGGTGGTCTAGACTCTTTCCCGTGCTAACCCATAGTCTGTTGTGATGCGCATTCCCGTAGATCCCAGTGCCACGCGGAGGTTTAGCCCGCCGTCCAGTAGCCTCCAGCCGCTCCCGGCCAAGATGAACGAGCTCAACACGCCGTCCGGGACCGGTCAGCAGGACAGCACGGTGCCAAGGCTGCGCCTGCAGGAGAACCGCAGCATGGCAGAGATCATAGCGGACCACCCGGCCGAGCTGGTCCGGACTGACAGCCCCAACTTCCTCTGCTCCGTCCTGCCCTCTCACTGGCGCTGCAACAAGACGCTGCCCGTCGCCTTCAAAGTAAATACCACTCTCTTCTAGTACTGTATACTTTGTAATGAACAGaacactttctttctttctgtattCGTTCTATTGAATATTGAGAGAAAAGGTCTGACTGAATTCCTCTTGGCGTTTGGATCAAACACATGTGTTTATATTTGTATAAAATATTATTGCACTGCCCTTAAATGCGCATTACAAATTATGAGCTTGAATTTCAGTTTCTGCAAGAATTTTTGTCTATAGCAGGTCTGCACAATTTACCGTTGTAGTATTTCAGCAAATTAGAGTGAGAGACATAAAGACGTACCGTGCGTCTTTCAGGATATAATTAACAAAGCATGATTGTTTAAAGTTTATAATTGGGAGCAGAGAGGAAACATGTCGGATATGTTTCATTAACATGTTGGATATGTTTCATTAACATGTTGGATATGTTTCATTAACATGTTGGAAACCTTAGTTCATATGACACATCTCTGTTATTGTCTCTGTAtgggagacagactgacagacaggctggtGGAGGGGACATTAGAATCATGCTGTTGTGTCTCTCACCGCCATTAGATATTATTTCCTAATTCTACTTATTGAAATAATTATATTGCTCTCTATTCAAATTAACTTAGAAAATGGGGGACATTTTAGCATTGTTCTATTAAAAGTTTTACTCTTAATTGTAATTTAATTAGACAACATAATTAGGTAAAATGCATGCAGCTTCCATAATATTACCAGTGGCTTACACTAAATAAACCATAAAATAAGTTTGATAGAAGATATGTTTTCCCTCGCAATTCTAAAACGTCATCTATTGGTTGGAAAGTTATATAAATGAATAACGGATGTTGACTTGTAGGCCTAATGCATCACATACATGACAGGGAGCACCAGTTCTATTACCTTCCATTAAAACAATTCATAGTTGATTTTtgatgtgtacatttattttattttattgtgcctatatgtttatatttttcCTTTTGACATATTGATATCGGCCATCAAAGGCCGATATCAGCTACTGCTGAACTCTGTTCAATAAAGGCCTTTCAATTTAATACTAATAGAATTAAAACTGACAGAAGATGAATCTAATCTGTATATTAAATATGTATATTAAATATGTATATTAAGTGTTATTACAGAGATCTACGGCCCTGTCATACGACCCAATCATTAGGTGTTTATAATAAACCTTTGTTGTGTTGGTACTCTACGTTCTAATTGGACCACTTCTCGTGTTATTACAAGGAGTTGTTAGTTGTAGTTCCACCGTTGTTATGCAACGTGTTAACCTGTAGTCATGGTGATAAAGGATCTGTCCTCCAGCTATCTGGGGACTCAACACGATAAAGTAatgactctctccctctacagaaTGGATTCACTTACTTGTCTTGTGTTTTTAAGAGATTCTGAATTTTCTCACAGTAAATTAAGATCATTTTTTTGGATTCATATTTCTAGAACTGAACCTCAGGAATATTTTGTTAGTGAGAAGGTCTCAGCCacagcaatttttttttttacaaagtacAGGTCCTCGTGGAAATATATAACACACGGTCTTATGGAATTATATTACACATGGAAATATATAACATGGTCTTATGGAATTATATAACACACGGTCTTATGGAATTATATTACACATGGAAATATATAACACATGGTTTTATGGAATTATATTACACATGGAAATATATAACACATGGTTTTATGGAAATATATTACACATGGAAATATATAACACATGGTCTTATGGAAATATATAACACATGGTCTTATGGAAATATATAACACATGGAAATATATAACACATGGTCTTATGGAAATATATAACACATGGTCTTATGGAAATATATAACACATGGTCTTATGGAATTATATAACACACGGTCTTATGGAAATATATAACACATGGTCTTATGGAATTATATAACACACGGTCTTATGGAATTATATTACACACGGTCTTATGGAATTATATTACACATGGAAATATATAACACATGGAAATATATAACACATGGTTTTATGGAATTATATTACACATGGAAATATATAACACATGGTTTTATGGAAATATATTACACATGGAAATATATAACACATGGTCTTATGGAAATATATAACACATGGTTTTATGGAATTATATTACACATGGAAATATATAACACATGGTTTTATGGAAATATATTACACATGGAAATATATAACACATGGTCTTATGGAAATATATAACACATGGTCTTATGGAAATATATAACACATGGTCTTATGGAAATATATTACACATGGAAATATATAACACATGGTCTTATGGAAATATATAACACATGGTCTTATGGAAATATATAACACATGGTCTTATGGAAATATATAACACATGGTTTTATGGAAATATATAACACATGGTCTTATGGAAATATATAACACATGGAAATATATAACACATGGTCTTATGGAAATATATAACACATGGTCTTATGGAAATATATAACACATGGTTTTATGGAAATATATAACACATGGTCTTATGGAAATATATAACACATGGAAATATATTACACATGGTCTTATGGAAATATATAACACATGGTCTTATGGAAATATATAACACATGGTCTTATGGAAATATATAACACATGGTCTTATGGAAATATATAACACATGGTCTTATGGaattatataactatataacacaAGGAAATATATAACACATGGAAATATATAACACATGGTCTTATGGAAATATATAACACATGGTCTTATGGaattatataactatataacacaAGGAAATATATAACACATGGAAATATATAACACATGGTCTTATGGAAATATATAACACATGGTCTTATGGaattatataactatataacacaAGGTCTtatggtgtcacgttctgaccttagttcttttgttatgtctttgttttagtatggtcagggcgtgagttgggtgggtagtctatgttcttttttctatgttgtggttttgtgtttggcctggtatggttctcaatcagaggcaggtgtcgttcgttgtctctgattgagaatcatacttaggtagcctgttacCACCTGTGTTTTGCTTCAACGTTCAGGACTGTTAGTTTTGtcattttattgtttttgttcagtgttcagtattgctattaaaacaatatggacacttaccacgctgcacattggtcctcctcttcttccacccacGACGAGCGTTACACATGGAAATATATAACTCATGATCTTATGGTCTTATGGAAATATATAACACATGGAAATATATTACACATGGTCTTATGGAAATATATAACACATGGTCTTATGGAAATATATTACACATGGTCTTATGGAAATATATAACACATGGAAATATATAACATGGTCTCATGGAAATATATAACACATGGAAATATATAACATGGTCTCATGGAAATATGTAACACATATGcccattatttcctgccaaggcagcagctactcttcctggggtttattatggatccccattagttcctgccaaggcagcagctactcttcctggggtttattatggatccccattagttcctgccaaggcagcagctactcttcctggggtttattatggatccccattagttcctttcaaggcagcagctactgttcccggggtttattgtggatccccattagttcctgtcaaggcagcagctactcttcctggggtttattatggatccccattagttcctgtcaaggcagcagctactcttcctggggtttattatggatccccattagttccttccaaggcagcagctactctccctggggtttattatggatccccattagttcctgttgccagggcagcagctactcttcctggggttattatggatccccattagttcctgtggcaaaggcagcagctactcttcctggggtttattatggatccccattagttcctgccaaggcagcagctactcttcctggggtttattatggatccccattagttcctcccaatgcagcagctactcttcctggagtttattatggatccccattagttcctgcaaggGCAGCAGCTACtactcctggggtttattatggatccccattagttcctgcaaggGCAGCAGCTACtactcctggggtttattatggatccccattagttcctgccaaggcagcagctactcttcctggggtttattatggatccccatttgttcctgtcaaggcagcagctactcttcctggggtttattatggttccccattagttcctgccaagtcagcagctactcttcctggagtttattatggatccccattagttcctgtcaaggcagcagctactcttcctggggtccagcaacattaaggcggTTACACATATAACGTTACcatacattcataacagatttcacaacatattaaaatgtatttatatagcccttcttacatcagctgatatatcaaagtgctgcacagaaacccagcctaaaaccccaaacagcaagcaatgcaggtgtagaagcacggtggcttggagaaaccccctagaaaggccaaaacctaggaagattcctagagaggaaccaggctatgagggtattaagtgtgtgccctctggcctctactctactaccacatatcttcAACCAGAATCCATATGTACATgcatgtatagtgtgtatgttattgtgtgtgtgtgtatgtatgtgtctttgtctatgtttgtgtctcttcacagtccctgctgttctataaggtgtatttttatcagtTTTTTTAATCTAATTTTAGTGAATCCCTCTGCCTGTTAGTTTATTAGGGTTTTGTAGTATAGTGAACGCAGCCCTCTGCCTGTTAGTTTATTAAGGTTGGCCATAAAACAGGAATGTCTTGCAATCCAACAGTTGCATGTCCAAATCTCATTATTGACAACTTTACCATGTTATCAACTTTGCAACTGCTTACTACTTTTAGCTACTTTTATTAAACTACTTGGCatattagctaacccttcccctaaccataaccttaacccttttagctaagtactcatcttaaccctaacctgaaccctaacccctagagctacagttagccagttagctaatgttagcgttagccacctagccacctagctaactttagccacctagccacctagctagcgttagtcacctagtcacctagctagcgttagccacctagctagcgttagtcacctagccacctagctagcgttagccacctagccacctagctagcgttagtcacctagccacctagctagcgttagccacctagccacctagctagcgttagccataacaaattgtaatttgtaacatatcatacaaaatggatgatggacatccacacataccggcaggtagcctagtggttatagtatATAATGGTGTCATGGAaaagtaaccgaaagattgcgagatagaatccccgagctaacagaagtaacaatctgtcgttctgcccctgaacaaggcagttaacccacggttcctaggccatcattgaaaataagaatttcttcttaacagacttgcctagtgaaataaataCCATATGAAATGTAACAAATCAAACTGAATGGAGTGTCTTGGCTTTACATACAGAATGATAGGAAATTCTCTGAGACTGTGTTGAGAAGGAAGTAATTCTAGTTTGAATTCCATTTTAGCTGGGTCCTGACTATTTAATAGTGTCAGTAATGATCAAATGGCTGAGGTGGTTTGAATAGGGTTGAACAATACCGGAAAACCTGCAAGGAATTTCACAAAATTAGGTCTGAAGTTGATTTGAGtccgttctcctcctcctctcgcctccttcactctcttcatcaatcctttcttcctctcattctcctcctcctcctcctcctcctcctcctcatccttccCAGGTTGTGGCATTGGGAGAGGTGACTGATGGGACGGTCGTCACGGTGATGGCAGGGAACGATGAGAACTACTCGGCGGAGCTGCGGAACGCATCGGGAGTGCTGAAGAACCAGGTGGCTCGCTTCAACGACCTGCGCTTCGTGGGCCGCAGTGGACGGGGTCAGTGTCTATATTACCTAGATCagtatctatgtctctatatctATGTTATTACGGCCCGAGCTTCTAAGGATGCAGATCGTTTCAAACTGAATTTGAAATTGGGTTTTTATTTGGATCATGGTGACATTATTTCTGATCTGTGTTGGATCATGGtgacatttttttaaaactgTGTTGGATCATGGTGACATTAATTCCATGCCTCTGCTAGTATTTCCATGCCTCTGCTAGTATTTCCATGCCTCTGCTAGTATTTCCATGCCTCTGCTAGTATTTCCATGCCTCTGCTCCCCTCTGGGAatagggcacccctcagcaggaaaaacaaAACTAGACAagaatttgtgccaggtgtgatatccctcctaaatagctcgggctaatgttcctatcgactccaTAAGGCCAGTAGGCTAGTATgtttattgtaatgtttttttctttatttattataattattattatatttttattttttattattggtatgtaactgttatgaaaatGTTATTggcaatttttgttgttgtatttaaacgccactttaaatgtgtacatgacactgcaacaacatttccccacggggacaataaagtcaggaAGTCAGGAAGAAGACTTAATAACCTTAAGGTGCTGGACCTGGTGAATCACAGAGAGCTTGGGGTCATAACTGATGCAAGACCATTCACCCATCGCTGTGAACTATATAACATGGTCTAGTGGCCCTCCTTCCTCCCAGAACACACTGGTACATATTTGTGTACAAGGCAGTGCTTGGCCTCTTCCGTACATAATGTATCTTTCCTACTCAATAACAACATCACAATCCTACAGCCTCCACTCTGTCAGTGCTCTAATTCACAGGTCCTAGGGCAAGGACTGAAATGGGGAAACAATCATTCTCCTACAACGCTCCTTGGTCTTGGAACAAACTAAAAAAGACTTTCAAACTTGAGGAGAGGGTGTCTCTGTCTTAGTTGAAAACTTTGATAGAAGACAATATAATTGAACGTTGTGATTGTTTTTAATGTTTCGTATTGAAGTATTGTGTTCTTGTGTTATGTGTACACACTGATGACTTCCTGCTGACCTCTTAACAGGTCCCCTTCCAAAAAAAGGTTTCTAACGTCAAGGTTTCTAACTGTACACCGTACTGACCTCTTGACAGGTCTTCTTCTGGTTAAATAACTGAACTCAGTGTCTATATTTCTATATCTAATACCTCTATATTATAAAAGAGGTCAGTATCTATACTATTAAAGAGGTCAGTGTCTATATATCTATACTATTAAAGAGGTCAgtgtctatatctctatatctatacctcTATATTATTAAAGAGGTCAGTgtctatatctctatacctctatattATTAAAGAAGTCAgtgtctatctctatatctatacctcTATATTATTAAAGAAGTCAgtgtctatctctatatctatacctcTATATTATTAAATAGCTCAGTGTCTATATCTCTATACCTATACAGCTATATTCATAAAGAGGTCagtctctatctctatatctatacctcTAGATTAGTAAAGAGGTCAgtgtctatatc carries:
- the LOC139415457 gene encoding runt-related transcription factor 1-like, whose amino-acid sequence is MRIPVDPSATRRFSPPSSSLQPLPAKMNELNTPSGTGQQDSTVPRLRLQENRSMAEIIADHPAELVRTDSPNFLCSVLPSHWRCNKTLPVAFKVVALGEVTDGTVVTVMAGNDENYSAELRNASGVLKNQVARFNDLRFVGRSGRGQSSTLSVL